The following proteins are encoded in a genomic region of Pagrus major chromosome 16, Pma_NU_1.0:
- the arel1 gene encoding apoptosis-resistant E3 ubiquitin protein ligase 1 gives MDRRFFLTFLLCSVSWIFFWEVRWKKGKESQIEEWLQGHSLSQYGHLFEDVQTLEELSLSVLSRLEEVVKEQQRWREIAEAHIQLLRDFAFQEWLCSQNLEHYYHTLKTLGCVNLDDLSQFDSQLQLSLAAWGYYYEDYIRLSTGIKILQTSRGSRDQDYEIRLVHSLAERRLNEKWSIAGALIFGCTVALCFLIRDLMFYVIGGITVSIIAFVFTIKFLCELAARVVSFLQNEDPGRRGDRSIYDYVRGNYLDPRSCKVSWDWKEPQEVGQTMSFRVQLFYKNGQPFPAHRPVGLRVNITHIELALDIPVTQEVLQEPESNVVKVAFTVRKAGRYEVAVKLGGLNVAYSPYYKIFQPGTVVPSKTKIAYHFSTLVLTNGQQHTLQIEPRDEYGNPTSNSTSLTDEANYSVHVHSLGTADDDNLEGYYSKSVSLNKQQCQVMLRLTLRRTGCFRARISYKDQPLSNGEFDIIVLNENEKACVEKNVSTPGISIYFEAYLYSSGNYSSSSWQLPASSLLAPQRRPSMGEEEDEHDSPVEGQPEKVKKPKKVYCYISPKQLSVKEFYLKIIPWRLFTFRVCPGTKFTYYGPDPVHKYLTLVVDDGIQPPVELSCKDRNIMAATFIRFLHKNIGGSETFQDKVNFFQRELRHIHSKRPRTKTCLKITRHCILDSSLKATRNFSVSDWSKNFEVVFQDEEALDWGGPRREWFELICKTLFDTSNQLFTRFSDNNQGLVHPNAERPAHLRLKMYEFAGRIVGKCLYESALGGAYKQLVRARFTRSFLAQIIGLRMNYKYFETDDQEFYKTKVCFILNNDVSEMDLVFAEEKYSKSGQLEKVVELISGGAQIAVTNENKMHYLNLLAQYRLASQVRDEVEHFLKGLNELVPENLLAIFDENELELLMCGTGDINVQDFKAHAVIVGGSWHFREKVMKWFWAVVSSFTQEELARLLQFTTGSSQLPPGGFNTLCPSFQIIAAPTHSTLPTAHTCFNQLCLPTYDSYEELHKMLKLAISEGSEGFGML, from the exons ATGGACCGCCGCTTCTTCCTgaccttcctcctctgctctgtgtcGTGGATCTTCTTCTGGGAAGTGCGCtggaagaaaggaaaagaaagtcaGATTGAGGAATGGCTCCAAGGACATAGCCTCTCTCAGTACGGACACTTATTCGAAG ATGTACAGACACTGGAGGAACTGAGTCTGAGTGTACTGAGTCGTCTGGAAGAGGTGGTGAAGGAACAGCAGCGCTGGAGGGAGATTGCAGAGGCCCACATCCAGCTGCTCCGAGATTTTGCCTTCCAGGAGTGGCTTTGCTCCCAGAACCTGGAGCATTATTACCATAC ACTGAAAACCTTGGGTTGTGTGAATCTGGATGACCTGTCACAGTTTGACAGTCAACTGCAGCTGTCTCTAGCTGCCTGGGGCTACTACTACGAAGACTACATAAGGTTGTCTACAGGCATCAAAATCCTCCAGACGTCCAGGGGGAGTCGTGACCAGGACTACGAGATCCGGCTGGTGCACAGCCTTGCTGAGAGGCGTCTGAATGAGAAGTGGTCAATTG CGGGAGCTCTCATATTTGGCTGTACTGTGGCGCTGTGCTTCTTGATAAGGGACCTCATGTTTTACGTTATTG GTGGAATTACTGTTTCCATCATAGCGTTTGTCTTTACCATCAAGTTCCTCTGCGAGCTTGCAGCGAGGGTGGTCAGCTTCCTGCAGAATGAGGATCCAGGGCGACGCGGTGACCGCAGCATCTACGACTATGTCCGGGGCAACTACCTGGACCCACGTTCCTGCAAGGTGTCTTGGGATTGGAAAGAGCCGCAGGAAGTTGGACAGACTATGAGTTTCAGGGTCCAG CTGTTCTACAAGAATGGCCAGCCTTTCCCGGCTCATCGGCCAGTGGGACTGAGGGTCAACATCACTCACATTGAACTGGCTCTGGACATCCCTGTTACACAGGAGGTTCTGCAAGAACCAGAGTCCAACGTAGTCAAGGTGGCCTTCACAGTGCGCAAGGCCGGACGCTATGAGGTTGCCGTCAAGCTGGGTGGCCTCAATGTGGCATACAGCCCTTATTACAAGATATTCCAGCCAG GTACAGTTGTCCCATCCAAAACCAAGATAGCCTACCATTTCTCCACCCTGGTGCTAACAAATGGCCAGCAGCACACTTTGCAGATTGAACCTCGGGACGAGTATGGAAACCCAACCAGTAACTCCACGTCTCTGACAGATGAAGCCAACTACAGCGTCCATGTGCACTCT cTGGGCACAGCGGACGATGACAATCTGGAGGGGTACTATAGTAAGTCAGTTTCACTCAACAAGCAGCAGTGTCAAGTGATGCTGAGATTGACCCTAAGGAGGACGGGCTGTTTCAGGGCCCGCATCTCCTACAAAGACCAGCCACTCAGCAACGGGGAATTTGACATTATTGTTCTCAATG AGAATGAGAAGGCCTGTGTGGAGAAGAATGTTTCCACTCCAGGCATAAGTATCTACTTTGAGGCATACCTTTACAGCAGTGGGAACTACAGCAGTTCCTCATGGCAGTTACCAGCCTCCTCTTTGCTAGCTCCCCAGAGGAGGCCCTCCAtgggagaagaggaggatgagcaCGACTCTCCTGTGGAGGGACAACCTGAGAAGGTTAAGAAACCAAAAAAGGTCTACTGTTACATATCGCCAAAG CAACTATCCGTGAAGGAGTTCTACCTGAAAATTATTCCGTGGCGCCTTTTCACCTTTCGAGTATGTCCAGGAACAAAG TTCACTTATTATGGTCCTGACCCGGTTCACAAGTACCTAACTCTCGTGGTGGATGATGGGATACAGCCTCCCGTGGAGCTCAGCTGCAAAGACAGGAACATCATGGCTGCCACCTTCATTCGCTTCCTACACAAGAACATTG GTGGCTCTGAAACCTTCCAAGACAAGGTGAACTTCTTTCAACGTGAACTCAGGCACATTCACTCCAAGAGACCTCGCACCAAGACCTGCCTAAAAATCACTCGACACTGCATTCTAGATTCA TCCCTGAAGGCAACGAGGAACTTCTCTGTGTCAGACTGGAGTAAGAACTTTGAGGTCGTGTTTCAGGATGAGGAAG CTCTGGACTGGGGAGGGCCTCGCAGGGAGTGGTTTGAGTTGATTTGTAAGACGCTCTTTGACACCTCCAACCAGCTGTTCACCCGCTTCAGCGACAACAACCAGGGCCTC GTGCACCCAAACGCTGAACGCCCAGCCCACCTGCGTCTAAAGATGTATGAGTTTGCGGGTCGCATCGTAGGGAAGTGCCTGTATGAGTCGGCGCTGGGTGGGGCCTACAAACAGCTGGTCCGAGCTCGCTTTACACGGTCCTTCTTGGCCCAGATTATTGGCCTCAGGATGAACTACAAG TACTTTGAGACGGACGACCAGGAGTTCTACAAAACTAAAGTCTGCTTCATCCTAAACAATGATGTGAGCGAAATGGACCTGGTGTTCGCCGAGGAGAAGTACAGCAAGTCAGGACAGCTGGAGAAG GTGGTGGAGTTGATATCAGGGGGAGCTCAGATTGctgttaccaatgaaaacaAGATGCATTATCTCAACCTGCTGGCCCAGTACAGACTGGCCAGCCAGGTGAGAGATGAGGTGGAACACTTCCTGAAAG GTTTGAACGAACTGGTTCCAGAAAACCTGCTAGCCATATTTGATGAGAATGAGTTGGAG CTGTTAATGTGTGGCACCGGGGATATAAACGTGCAGGACTTCAAGGCCCATGCTGTGATTGTCGGAGGATCGTGGCACTTCAGAGAGAAA GTGATGAAGTGGTTCTGGGCCGTGGTGTCTAGCTTCACCCAGGAGGAGTTGGCTCGTCTGTTGCAGTTCACCACCGGCTCCTCACAGCTTCCACCTGGAGGATTCAACACCCTTTGCCCCTCCTTCCAGATCATCGCTGCCCCCACACACAGCACCCTGCCCACTGCACACACGTG TTTTAACCAGCTGTGCCTCCCGACCTACGACTCCTACGAGGAGCTGCACAAGATGTTGAAGCTGGCAATCAGTGAGGGCAGCGAGGGCTTCGGCATGCTCTGA
- the fcf1 gene encoding rRNA-processing protein FCF1 homolog translates to MGKQKTKKFAVMKRMINLKDHRIKEKDRAKATEKKKKDPSELKEREVSKHPSCLFFQYNTQLGPPYHILIDTNFINFSIKAKLDIVQSMMDCLYAKCIPYITDCVMAEIEKLGMKYRVALRIAKDPRFERLPCAHKGTYADDCLVQRVTQHKCYILATVDRDLKRRIRKIPGVPIMYISNHRYNIERMPDDYGAPRF, encoded by the exons ATG gggaagcagaaaacaaagaagtTTGCTGTCATGAAGAGAATGATCAATCTGAAAGATCACAGAAT aaAAGAGAAGGACCGAGCCAAagcaacagagaaaaagaagaaagatcCCTCCGAGCTTAAGGAAAGAGAAGT TTCAAAGCACCCATCATGCCTGTTCTTCCAGTACAACACTCAGCTTGGTCCACCATACCACATTCTTATCGACACAAATTTCATCAACTTCTCCATCAAGGCCAAATTGGACATCGTTCAGTCTATGATGGACTGCCTGTATGCAAAAT GCATCCCATATATCACAGACTGCGTGATGGCTGAGATTGAAAAGCTTGGAATGAAGTACAGAGTCGCACTCAG gatAGCCAAGGATCCGAGGTTTGAGCGCCTGCCGTGCGCACACAAGGGAACATATGCTGATGACTGTTTAGTCCAAAGGGTAACACAG CACAAGTGTTACATCCTGGCTACCGTGGACAGAGATCTGAAGAGAAGGATCAGGAAGATCCCCGGGGTGCCCATCATGTACATCTCAAACCACAG GTACAACATTGAGCGGATGCCTGACGACTATGGTGCACCAAGGTTTTAA